In Oreochromis niloticus isolate F11D_XX linkage group LG12, O_niloticus_UMD_NMBU, whole genome shotgun sequence, the DNA window ACCTTCAACCTCtcagacacagcagcagcaatcCCAACATAAAACCTTCCAGTGAGTTAAGCTGCAGTTATGGTATTTACAGCTATTTTACCATTCAGGATGCAAAGTTCAGACTCTCACAGTGACTTCTTTCTATCCATGTCCCCTGCTCTGTTGGATCTGTAGAATTTTCCAAACTTTCTCCATCATCTGATCTTCATCTGTCCAAATCCCTGTCCTTCACACAGTCCTGTATCTGCCTGGCTGACCCCCACAGTCAGGTGTCAGTGTTGCTTTAGCCTTTAGCCTTTGTGTTTCAGCCGTTTTAACCTTTTTCAGAATCTGTTGCTgcatttttgcagctttttcctGTCATGTTCCAACATAATCAGTGGACTCTGAGTCGCATAAATTTTAGAGTAACCATGTAATTGTAACTCATGACATCGATAATACCTGATACATTCTGTAGAGAATTCACTTTGTGATAGCTAGCCTCTGCACTAGCACACAACCCACTCAGAGAAACACCTGATGCACCGTCAGCTTCATTAAACAAGTATCATAGCATTACGAAAGGAAAGGAGGAACACCTGACTCAGGCCATGTATTAGTTTAGATGTAGACTGAAGTTAAGTGTCCCCACCCTCACAGGAGAAAGCATAAAAACCTGTGTTTTCCTCACCTCATGTCAACAATTGCATTTCTCTGAATGCCTGATGTGTATATCTAATTTAGTTTTTATCTTTTCAGTGTCTGAGCTGAGGGTTGTTCTGCTGGGGAACAGCTGGTCTTTGAGGAGAGATGTGGGGAACTTCATACTGGGAGAGACTGAGTTCAGCACCGAGGAGCCGGACTGCTGTGAGACAAGCAGACCACTGAAGGAAAAGAAACTCGTTCTCATCAACACTccagacctgctgcttccaaacaTCTCTGAGGACAAACTGAAGGAACACGTAGGAACCTGTGTGAGGCTCTCTGATCCTGGACCTCATGTGTTCCTGCTGGTTCTACAGCCTGAAGACTTCACTGAGGAGCACAAACAGAGACTCTGCAGAGCCCTTCATCTGTACAGTGATCGATCATTTGACCATTCACTAATTTTCATGTCAACATCCAGAGAAGAGAGTTCATTTGAAAACTGTGTGACTCATCCACCGCTAAAAGACATGATCAGACTGTGCAGATACAGATACCTGTGGCAGAAGAACTTTGAACGTTCAGAGCTGTTAACACGTTTGGTTCAAACAGCAAAGGAGATAAATGAAGATCATCTGAGCTGTGATGTAGTTGAGGATGAGGATGGCGGATTATTCATGAGACCAAAGTCTGTTTTAAACCTGGTTCTGTGTGGAAGGAGAGGAGCAGGGAAGACTTCAGCAGCCAAGGCCATTTTAGGTCAGACTGAGCTTCATTCAGTCTCCAACTCATCAGAGTGTGTTAAACATCAGGGAGAGGTGTGTGGACGTTGGGTTTCCCTGGTGGAGCTGCCTGCCTTGTATGGAAAACCTCAGGAGGCAATGATGGAGGAATCATTCAGGTGTATCTCCCTCTGTGATCCTGAGGGTGTCCATGCCTTCATCCTGGTCCTACCTGTGGATTCCCTCACTGATGAAGACAAGGGAGAGTTAGAGACCATCCAGAACACATTCAGCTCTCGAGTCAATGACTTCACCACGATTCTGTTCACTGTGGACTCAGATCCTACAGATCCAGCTGTTGGTAACTTTGTAAAGGAAAACCAGGACATCCAGGAGCTCTGTGAGAGCTGTGGAGGAAGATCAGTTGTTCTCAACATCAAGGACAAACAGCAGATCCCAGAACTGTTGGATACTGTGGAAAAGATGATAGTTAAAGAGTTCGGGTGCTTCTCCAAGGACACAGTCATCAAGGGTCTGACTGAGATGGTGAGGAAGCTTCCAGCTGAACAGAGGAGTGAGGTGGGAGGTGCTGACGGAAAACAGAGCAGAGCGAGAGAACGTAAAATCAGTGAGATGAGCGACGACACAAAGGAAGTCCCACAGACAGACGTGGAGAGAGTTTTGAAAGAGAAGGATGAAGAGATGAAGAGGAGAGACGAGGACCTCAAGAAAAAACACCAGGAAGAGTTGAAAGCTCTGCGCATGAAAATCAGTGAGCAGACAGGACAGAttgaagaggagagaaaactgAGAGCAAAGCAGCTGAAGGAAAAAGACGAATCCATCAACAAGGAGcgcaaagagagaaagagagaacgaGAGGAGGAGACGAGGagacagaaaaaacaggaagaagtcAGAGTTCAGTCAGAAAGAGAACAAAAGGaagcagctgagaggaagctGGAGCAGCACAGGAGAGAGATGAAGAAAGAGCGAGAGGCTTGggataaagaaagaaaggagatCTGGGAGCGATTTCATCAGGAGCAAAAACAGAACCTGGAGGAGGTGAAAGCAAACCACAGAAAGCTGCAGGAAGAGTATCagtggaagaggaagaagtggaCATATTCATTAATTGCTGCCTTATTGTCattaataatgtttttattatattatatcttTACCACAAACACTACAGAGAGCACAAAGGCAGAGAAGGGTCTGTGAGCTTGTAGCGTTTGCTAAGATGTAAATTACACTGATGGAGTTTGTTCAAGATACTTTAAAGAAGAGTGAAATTACTCATTTAAACTTCAAATGGAATCATGAACTATAATAAAAAAAGTCACATGCCTCTGCCGCTCAATGAAACGACAAACATCAAGCTGTAATTACAAAAAGTGAACGTCTCACTTTTTACAGGAATGTGCAGAACAAACAAAATCGTCTTGGTTTGTGTTCAGTGTCATCAGCAGGACTCCTGCCAGGGTCCATGTGGGCATCTTACATTAAGTATGACTGCTTAGTTACACAGGTTACTCCTAAATGTGAATAATTTTTAATATACAGCAGTAATGACAGCTTTCAGGAGGTGTATCTGAGTAGACTGTCCCTGTTTCACTGTGGTCAAACTCGTGTATAGCAATGTCTGACAATAACAGCTGAGTCATCTTATGTTCAGTTGCATAAATGTTttaagttgctgccatgtgattggctgatgagAGACTTGCATTGATGAggagttgaacaggtgtacctaaagaagtggccagtgagtttGTGTCATTGTGTAGGTTGGAGGACTTCTTGAATGTGATCGCTTTACTGTGCTGTTAAcctgtgaatgggtggatgactggatatgtaaagcgctttggtgTCCTTAggactattaaagcgctatataaatacaggccatttaccatttaccatttgagCAGTGACTAGATGGCGCTGTTGCATTGTTTTTGCCTGTAACACAATAGTTGAAATACAATAGTTGCTTTAACAGAAATATGTGTATTAGTGCTGCTTTAGTGTGAAATGTATTTACAGTGTAATTGTATTAATTTATACTTTAACTTTTTTGtagttcattttaattttcagattCACATTCATGCACACTCTGAAATGAAAAGGCCTTGATGGCTTTTACTCTAGTTCGTTACTGTGCTCTATAACACCTGAACAAATATAATAAGTTACCACACTGCATCTGATTGACAGCTGTGTGTTCTGACACCAATCACAACGTGATATGTTTTGTACAGTCCTACCAGTTtccaccatttttttttatattaaaatgaaatattcaCCTAATGATggcattaaatataaaaaatagtCATCGTAGGGGAGCATTAATGTCTGGACCACATTCATCAGAATCCATCCAATAAGTAACATGTCTTTATCACCCAGTGGTGTTCATCAGGACAAGCAAGGCAGGCAGTGCTTGACTGGTAAAATCTAAAAACAGACCTTAAAAAGTGTTAAAGTAAAGCAGTTTCTGTTCTTTCATCTCAGACATTGGTCTGCCAAGAAGCTCCTCAGCTGTTTGGACCCATGCTTTacattactgccatcttgtggttGCAGTTGACTATTGTTGCTGGAAGGTCCACGTATTGTCAAACTCTTTAAAAACTGTAGTGTGCCGGAGGATCCGGCCTTCGCGATCTAAGTGGGCCGGGTCCCCCGAAAGCCGGTTAGACCAGAAGTGAGCGACTgtgacggtctagccttcagaattACGTCACGAGCTCTCTCGGCGGAGtgaaactcggccgtctgctccttgctgtctaaaatataacaggacactgtcgtaaattctcgaccatctcacacttctgtttaatcagttttatgtttgacgtttattcagctgtgtgaaaacatcGAGGAACCCTCCTGAGGAATTAATAAAGTTAATTTTAATCTagtctaataactttgatctcagccaaaccgatttaatcaggaacaaataaaacacagaaaaaggccaaacaataacatgtttgaaaacgatgtgtcGGGAGTTTGCAGTTCTCTTCGGCTCAgacatttgaagtttacacagctacattttcACCTGAAATATGTTAAATGCTTATTTTGCGAcgcagaaagagtaataagagtaatattaaaactaagtagctgcagtagtagtagccattgttggaaactggaattggctgggccaatctgggatatggtttttctgttttgttgtctgggtggaaaatcgggagaaTTGTGGCTCTGGGAGATTTtagggaggggcactgaaatttgggattctcccggaaaaatcgggagggttggcatgtatgctgacacaagatgtgagtgggcgttaaggcgtctgggaagggatctcaaaactgggtaatagatggcagacagttggtgtcataagccccgccctctgctcacagtggacatagatgtcttttttcactcctctttcaaaccatctgtccaaaatgtgaacactggcatcctcgaaagggtgacctttgacctttagatgaaaaatgtttattttgttctgtttgtaaGTCAACACTGATCTAGGAATCACAGAAGTACAAAAAGGCTCCTGACTGAAGAGATAAACCAGAGTTTTGTCTCCACATAACAGACAAGATTAAACTGTCTGTTATGTTTCAACACTTTGTTAcgagcagcctgtcacaaaaacacagaacatgtttgaatctatgaaaaatgccctgaatgaaaacagtttgacagtaataaaaatgtcttttgaaCCATTAAGGTGACTCCCAAAGACTTTTAgtggaaaatgtgaaatatagACTTGTGCAGCACTCTGCACACCTCCTCTTTCAAgcgtctgtgaaggttctcagtcatccaggtcatcgtagtcaaaggagtttgcaaagaaaagcgtctggacttgaAGCCACACTTCTCTCACAGCAACAAGTTCAGCTCACGAGTCAGATCCAACAAACCGTTAGAAACAGTGTGTCGGTGATCGATCAGGAGACTGATCAGGAGAATTAGTGATTGATCGCATGCTTCACAGATaaaaccagtgttgggactaacgcgttacagtaacgacgttattattgtggtaactagcacggtaactagttattatgccaaaatcaggaacgcgttactcgttactgggatttagataggctcgttattcgttacttcgtgtggcgctatcgcggagcttccacagattcaataacattagcaagtggtggaggccagcaggtggatgagagaaaggggaggcaagaggagagacccgaggcggccgccggtccgcgtgtcaggtgaactgaacttcaggtaagaagttatgacctgcagtctatcggagtcagatataaaccaagtttaggtggagtatattttcggtatgctgacattttcgtactgtgtgctagctagcatgacggagtttctatacagctgggtgggtgctatgttactgatgttgaactttattttgttcatacggttaattattagagttgccaaccgtcctgtaaaaaacagaatcgtctcatattcagagaaaatattacgtgtttcgtactgaggtgaaaaggaacacagtttgtcccggacttcagctacaatgaaaaagacacaaagctgaagctgcacagctgcctcttctcctctcattctctcccctccctctcctgtttctacttcaatcatgaaactgatcaatgatcagctgatcggcttttctctcttgtttatttatcgcccactttgcgccagaaagaggaaaccagcggatgtcgcgctaaacaacagcagcacgtttaagcttgatcagctgttgttagaatttatttaatattaatttctagtatcagctgatgtttgctggagccacagctgtaaagctgctggtcatgatgtcggtttggttatctggtgagagggaaacatgcagatgaaaccaggagatgtccttactgaatcatcagagctgaacaggtgatggagaaacaggtttaccttttaggtgacatggatgagttgaagttatgaactgtttctgagagacaaataacaccaggatccttttctaagtagctgacagctggtaactgtgcaggggcggatgtagcaaagtgttgccagggggccaggtagggcattaacagggaaagggggggacaaggaaatacttttctttattattctcatttaaaatgtctcgcttttaaaaaaataattatctgagtcttacaacaaacaattgatagattgatacatatataccatcagaacagtgtacatcactgtcacaacagtgtttattttcattcaaaggctttatgatttttcctataatggcgggccggtctctagtcaaaatgcccgggacgattgttttgtcccagtccagctctgtatgcagctcatctgcagtctggtgttacctacatcttcctattcagaaggcagaatttccaagttctgagtacaatcaaaagcaccacgactgcagtttttgtgttggatgtaaaaagcaggctagaatcatggcggcggtcaacgacggtccaggcgtgggatttctctcgtggaaatgtgcacattattttttcctttctattggtaggtggcacagtgcacttgtggcaagtaagcaagctagaagactggcagtcttgctgggtatccagttacggaagcaacacattaacaagagaattctgagtaaaaccaaagttactttccctagtaactagttactctgaaagtaacgagtaacttgaagtaactgagttacttttttatagaagtaactagtaatgtaactaagttactaaattaaagtaacttacccaacactggataAAACTGATCAtgaggtgagtgtgtgtgtttcataatTTTTTTGGTGACACTTCACAGACGGAACTGAATCCAGTTTTCTGTTCACTTTAAACAAAAACTCTGAGCATCAGCTTTAAAGAACTTATTACGGATGAAATTCAGATTATTTGAGGAGGAATTAGAAGCAGCTCATCAGCTGATtctgtatttattgatttatttattaagcaaAGACAGTCAGTGGATTTTCATTCAGACTGGTTTCAGCTGGAAAATGTCACCAAATATTTACGTTGAAATTTTTCGTAGTTTTATTTCAGACTGACGATATAACGGTGATTCCTCTGTTACAGATTCTGTGGTCAGAacaaagcagagcagcagaggaCAGCAAAGTGTGTTTGAGTCCAGCTTCATGAGGATTTAATGTGTTTGTCACAAAAAGTTCCAGTGTTATAAAGTTACTGCAGTTGTGTTGTGCTGCTTCCTCACTTGTCTGAGGTGGTCCGTTGCTGCATTCACTGGATGCAGCGTTTAAGGAACATCTGAATTTCAAACACAGTCTCTGATCTCTGGCTGAAGTTTCTTCCTCCCATCTGAGCTCACCGCAGTGTGAAGGTCGTATCGGGTCAGGTCTTGATTGTTGCTCTTTAAGGTTTTCATTCAACATGAACATTTTAACATTCAAACTATCAGTTACTCAGACTGTGCAGAGACAGATACTCGTGGAAGATGAAACTTAATCACGCAGAGATGTTAAAGCACTCGTGTCAGATTGTAAAGGAGAACAATGGAGAACATGTGAGGTGTGACGGATTTAAGACTGAGTATCGTGCTTTAACCAAGACGTCCGAACAATTCAAAGTTTCTGATGAAAGTCGTCTTCAACCCTTTAAATTGAACATGAACACTGAGACACTGGAGAACTAATGGATGTATTAAGTCTTTTTGATGAGGTTTCTGAAAGAGACTCAGGCGCAGGCCAGGGTCTTCCTTTAAGCGAAGAACAGTGCGTTTATTCACAGTGAACACAATCACCAAGTGGCTATATACAACGTGCAGGGGAAAGGGGTCCGGGTCGCCAGGGTCTGTGGGAAACAGGGTTAGGGGAAAAGGTGCTCCACACTTTCTGTACAAaaactcctcctcctcagtcacTCCTCTCAGAATCCGGTTTCCAAAAATGATCTAAACACAAAAGGTCAGGTTAGCGGGATAATAACAAAGGGCTTTCCAGATACAGGTTGGCAGATACACAAGGTTGACTGACGCTGATagctcaacgatccagcgaagACTAGTGCAGACTCACCATCTTAAGTAGTGCAGTACTCAGCTGGAATCAGCGGCCGGTGCGGTGATGAGAGCAGGTGTGTGGGCCAGCAGCGGGAGCCCGCAATGAGTGTCGCcgcggcgagagagagagcgagagagcgaGAGGGGGAGAGAGCAAAAAACTACAAACATGTTGCCTAATAGAGGGTTGACCAGCGGggcacagggaccatgacactTTTTGAGTAATTGACCTGAGCTGAATCTGCCACAGTCATGCAGACGGCCCTCGTTTTACTTTATTGAAACACTTTATAAAAAACTCAATAATTCAGGTTTAATAAAGTTAACCAAAGGAATACATGTCTCACTTGTTGTAGAAGAGATGATTATCATTattacatcattacaaaaatgaCGAGTGGAAGCAGTGAAAGTGGAACTGATGTGCTTTGTTGTTTTGCAGGAAAGTATCAGaactgtttttcatgttttaaagaTCAACAAAAGTTGAAATTTGTGGAGAGAAATCGTTTTTGTCTTCCTTTCCCTGAAagtttctcctgtttttcagaaaactgaatgaaaatgatttgttgTTGTAGTGTTAACACTTTTACAAAATCTGTCAGCTGCAGATTTTTCCTTTTATAAGTTTTATATTCAGATCAATTTTGGCctcaaagtttttttgtttttattttcatgtgacATCCTTAAATTTCTGATGAATCTTGTATTTTTTCAAAGACTTCAGAGAAATTCAAATGAAGCAAACAGCTGATTGACCCGTTTCACATGTCATCAGTTCATACAGCTCCTCTCTGTGGGGCTGATTACTGCTAAATAAAACGACTGAATGAACTGATAACACCAAAGCAAGTGGCTGATTACACGATTCTGTCAATTCTGTGACTGAAAAAGTGTCAGTATGAGTATAAGAGGAAAAGAAGTTTTAGAGTCTGTGCCTAATATCACCTGTTTGAAAATAGACCTCAGCTGTACAACCCCAAAATAAAGACAATTAAAAAGTACCTCTCTGCCTCTATCCTACAGTTAAAAAGCAGATTTAACAAAGTGAAAATGAGTTTTGTCCATATTCTGCATGAATCAAAGAAAGTTTAAAAGTTTCCCTTTAATTTTTGCTCGATGACACAATGACAGCACAGTCAATGCATCTCACCACGAAACTGGTTTTATTGtatagtttcagtcattatgcaaatgtcctggTTATACGAtcggggaaacctgcagtcagctgagactgaagatgagtgacgaaattttttccttcacaaaatgtccagatgaacagaatcaacttttggggaaaactgttttattatttgttagtCATAAAATGTAAGAATTACAATAAACTCTGTGAAGATGCAGCATTTATACACAGTGGGTCAGTGGATGAAGTGATGTAAGGAAACACATCATGATTAAAAGCACTGTGGGGTAATTTAATCGTAGCTCTGGCATTGCAGCAGTTACAGAGGAACCACATTTATCTTCCACTtactgtattttaaaataaactcaGAGGTTTCCTGTTGATTCCTCTGTCCATCTCTTTGTGGACACTAACGTAGGCGTGTGGATTCAGTGATCAGAACTGTGTGTGATTTTATGGTAACGACAGGAATGTTTTAGCGTCTCACACAAAGTTTGCTTTAGGCCTACCAAAGTCGTCCCAGGCCTGCAGCACGAATAACTGTTGCAGGATTAGTAACTGTATCCCACGCTCTGGTAAAGTCTTCCACTCCTTGAGGCACCTGCAGGGAGAAAACATCACAGCAAGTGAGCAGACATCCTGATGAACAGAAGACTGCCATGATTCAAAACTCCATTCAGAACTAGTTTCTTATCAGATAGGGAAATAAAATGAGTCGCAAAGTGTAAAAGCAAAATTCCTccgcctgggctgccttgcACCTCTGCATATCTGTTTCAACGTGTGACTCCGCCCCTCCCTggacagtcggggatgagtgcACTAACATGCCTGCAGGCTGCTGTTTTAATGAGCGTTTGATGGAAAATGACAATGGCAGAGCTTGTGCTCTCTCGAGTTACACGATAAGTGAGTaaatagtaaataattttcGAGTAAGTGTGTGTAAGTTTTTTTGATTGTGATATGTGATTAAATGAGGTTTTTATAATAAGTTTTTGATCCAATTTtcaaaacactttaaatgtgacctgttacatttaaaaactcccctttaacaggaagaaacctccaacagaaccaggctcacggaggggcggggccatctgccaccATGAGGGGAGTGAAAGAGCAGGAGACACAACATCCACATGAAGATCTCCTGTTTACATTCACAGTgctgaatattttttaaagctaaaGTTTAGTCAGTAGGAGATAGATGATGTTTTTACATTATGTTTCTCAAATGCATTCTCTGTTAATCTGAATCCAGTCAAAACCTGCTGAAATGGGATTCATCAGTAGAATTCAAATAAAGGGTCAAACAGGAAATGAGcttccagcagcacaggtcTTGTTCTTTGCAAACAGATTCTGTATTTTCTGTTTAGAAAATCACTGAAGGGTCTACATGGTTCCACCCACCTGCTGCGACGCAGACACACCATATCGCAGCTCTGTGGCAAAGTGCTCACAGTTCCTCCAGATGCTGTGGTACGTTATGTTTCTGCCCACCCAGCTCCTGGCCTCTGTAACAATGACGTCGGCTGGGCGGGGTTCATGGGTGGAGTCCAGCCTGTTGTTGATTTGCCACCGGTCATTTCCCACCACAACCCTCAGACTCTCCTCCCTCACATCCCCCCTCTGAGTTATGACAGTGATGCTGTTGAAACCTGCAAACACATGAAGGATAAACTGGGATCAGAACTAAAGGCTTCATGATTGTATCCTTTAGAGTGAGCTATGAATCAGTTTCATGTGAATGTGTGATGTCATTtaagctgcttcttcttccagACTGGGAGGAGTTAagctgtgggaggtgttgtgaCAGGTGTGTGTGGGACTTACTGGGCACGACCAAGTGAACCACAGAGCCATCACCAACATACACAGCCCAGTGCTGATAGCTCCCACGGAAGATCTCTATCAAGTCCCCGCGCTGAGGCCTCCGACCATTCTGTGATTTACAGacagagaaaatgtgtttgaaGCTGACTGTGCTCAGTAACTGCAGCACATTGATGAGAGACTTCAAATTAAACAAACCAATCAATCAAAGCACAGCCATAGACAACAGAAGCAAACAGTTTTCTTACCATGTCAGTGGGTACTTCATCCACGGACCTCGAACTGCTTTGATGATGTTCAGAACCTGCAGGAAAAGATTTTATAAACCAAATCCATCCACAAACAGTATCAATCTAATAACACACACAGTATTAACACGATCAAtcttctgtgtgtatttacagTCAGTAATAATGTTTGGGGTTACTGCCCTCACATGTGGGTGTAATCACTGAGATATGTCAACATTGTCTTGGCTGAATGTTAATAGAGCATCCTtaaaaatgatgatgataataaaacAGCAGTGTTGTTATATATGTGGCATCTTCCTTCAGAGCTTTAATGTTCACCTTTTGTTAAACCTGAATCAAACAGGTGTTTCTGGTATTTAGCTTTGTCACTGATATGTGGGCATCAAAGATCAGTGTTAGCAgaatattttaactcaaaattaaacattttgaaTTTGTGGTGCACTTTACAtgcagtataaaagatggatgtagccactgATGTCACTCACTGGCTCTTGTTTTGAAGCCTGgagtgtttttactgtatgatcTGTGTGTTTCATAACCAGGTATGAAGAACATGGGGTGAATCTGACTGTGAACATGATTTTTGGGTGTTGCCTTGTAGTCAAACAACAgttacctgtttttttttttttatccattacAATCCTCtaaaattattataatttaCAAAAACCTCATAAACTCATCACAAATGTGTTTATTGAAGTCAACATCAAAGGAGCCGAGGCCTTTTTCTCCTACACTTTAATGCAACTGTGAGTCTTAACACAAAGTGTTAAGACTCAGAGCAACTACGGACGAAAGTTtcggcctgtctcagcaatgcaaagcccccagcatccaacatcaccatggaggagaggaaggcactcacatcacttagtgatgacaacaacatcatcatccttccggcagacaagggtaggtgcactgtattgcttaaccagaaagactatcatgagaagattttgtcactactcagtgatgaaaatacttatgagcccctgaaacgagacccaggaagtggctacaggaagagggtgatagactgtctgaagcagttagaacaagacaaggctatcgaccggacctcataccacaggctgtacccaggggagtctacaccaagtctgtatggtttaccgaaaatacataagcagggtgcacctttaagaccaattgtctgcatgatcaactctgtcacctataacatctccaagtttctggcttcgatcctcaacccgctggtgggcagctctgaacaccacatccagaacaccctggattttgttgagaaggtgagagatgtcgttatggaggcagatgaaaccatggtctcgtacaacgttacatctctcttcacttgcatcccagtcacggaagcgttggaggtagtccgtaagagattacaggatgacaccaacctcagca includes these proteins:
- the LOC100701997 gene encoding GTPase IMAP family member 8, whose protein sequence is MATAETGNLQPLRHSSSNPNIKPSMSELRVVLLGNSWSLRRDVGNFILGETEFSTEEPDCCETSRPLKEKKLVLINTPDLLLPNISEDKLKEHVGTCVRLSDPGPHVFLLVLQPEDFTEEHKQRLCRALHLYSDRSFDHSLIFMSTSREESSFENCVTHPPLKDMIRLCRYRYLWQKNFERSELLTRLVQTAKEINEDHLSCDVVEDEDGGLFMRPKSVLNLVLCGRRGAGKTSAAKAILGQTELHSVSNSSECVKHQGEVCGRWVSLVELPALYGKPQEAMMEESFRCISLCDPEGVHAFILVLPVDSLTDEDKGELETIQNTFSSRVNDFTTILFTVDSDPTDPAVGNFVKENQDIQELCESCGGRSVVLNIKDKQQIPELLDTVEKMIVKEFGCFSKDTVIKGLTEMVRKLPAEQRSEVGGADGKQSRARERKISEMSDDTKEVPQTDVERVLKEKDEEMKRRDEDLKKKHQEELKALRMKISEQTGQIEEERKLRAKQLKEKDESINKERKERKREREEETRRQKKQEEVRVQSEREQKEAAERKLEQHRREMKKEREAWDKERKEIWERFHQEQKQNLEEVKANHRKLQEEYQWKRKKWTYSLIAALLSLIMFLLYYIFTTNTTESTKAEKGL
- the LOC100702261 gene encoding HRAS-like suppressor 3, whose protein sequence is MGSTASTSTSTSRSEHHQSSSRSVDEVPTDMNGRRPQRGDLIEIFRGSYQHWAVYVGDGSVVHLVVPSFNSITVITQRGDVREESLRVVVGNDRWQINNRLDSTHEPRPADVIVTEARSWVGRNITYHSIWRNCEHFATELRYGVSASQQVPQGVEDFTRAWDTVTNPATVIRAAGLGRLW